The Stenotrophomonas maltophilia genome includes a region encoding these proteins:
- a CDS encoding cytochrome b produces the protein MANILSRTASGVADWVNARAPGLMPVYRKHVSEYYAPKNFNIWYYFGSLALLVLVNQIVTGIFLTMHYKTSAAEAFGSIEYIMRDVEWGWLIRYMHSTGASLFFIVVYLHMFRGLLYGSYQKPRELVWILGMLIYLVLMAEAFMGYVLPWGQMSFWGAKVIISLFGAIPVIGNGLTEWIMGDYLPSDATLNRFFALHVIALPLVLLLLVVLHLGALHEVGSNNPDGVEIKKGPKGNRWSPNAPADGIPFHPYYTLKDGVGAGFLLIIAAFIIFFAPGFGGLFLEHDNFTEANRLVTPEHIKPVWYYTPYYAMLRVVPNKLGGVLVMFSAIAILFLVPWLDKARVKSVRYRGWISKVMLGVLAVCFVWLGVIGSGPGTDVHETYIGRVLTFLYFAFFITMPLWTRLDKTKPVPERVTTHD, from the coding sequence ATGGCCAATATCCTCAGCCGTACTGCCAGCGGCGTGGCCGACTGGGTCAACGCCCGCGCGCCCGGCCTGATGCCGGTCTACCGGAAGCACGTCAGCGAGTACTACGCGCCGAAGAACTTCAACATCTGGTACTACTTCGGTTCGCTGGCGCTGCTGGTGCTGGTCAACCAGATCGTCACCGGCATCTTCCTGACGATGCACTACAAGACCAGCGCCGCCGAGGCGTTCGGCTCCATCGAATACATCATGCGCGATGTGGAGTGGGGCTGGCTGATCCGCTACATGCATTCCACCGGTGCCTCGCTGTTCTTCATCGTGGTCTACCTGCACATGTTCCGTGGCCTGCTGTACGGCAGTTACCAGAAGCCGCGCGAGCTGGTGTGGATCCTCGGCATGCTGATCTACCTGGTGTTGATGGCCGAAGCCTTCATGGGCTACGTGCTGCCGTGGGGCCAGATGTCGTTCTGGGGCGCCAAGGTGATCATCTCGCTGTTCGGCGCGATACCGGTGATCGGCAACGGCCTGACCGAATGGATCATGGGCGATTACCTGCCCAGTGACGCCACGCTCAACCGTTTCTTCGCGCTGCATGTCATCGCCCTGCCGCTGGTGCTGTTGCTGCTGGTGGTACTGCATCTGGGCGCGCTGCACGAAGTGGGTTCGAACAACCCCGATGGCGTGGAGATCAAGAAGGGGCCGAAGGGCAACCGCTGGTCGCCGAACGCGCCGGCCGATGGCATTCCGTTCCACCCGTACTACACGCTCAAGGATGGCGTCGGCGCCGGTTTCCTGCTGATCATCGCCGCCTTCATCATCTTCTTCGCGCCCGGTTTCGGCGGCCTGTTCCTGGAGCACGACAACTTCACCGAGGCCAACCGCCTGGTGACCCCGGAACACATCAAGCCGGTCTGGTACTACACGCCTTACTACGCGATGTTGCGCGTGGTGCCGAACAAGCTCGGTGGCGTGCTGGTGATGTTCTCGGCCATTGCGATCCTGTTCCTGGTGCCGTGGCTGGACAAGGCCAGGGTGAAGTCGGTGCGCTACCGCGGCTGGATCTCGAAGGTGATGCTGGGCGTGCTGGCGGTGTGCTTCGTGTGGCTGGGCGTGATTGGTTCCGGCCCGGGCACCGACGTGCACGAGACCTACATCGGGCGGGTGCTGACCTTCCTGTACTTCGCGTTCTTCATCACCATGCCGCTATGGACACGGTTGGACAAGACCAAGCCGGTACCGGAGAGGGTGACCACCCATGACTGA
- a CDS encoding glutathione S-transferase family protein, with protein MNSRQITLYHAARSRSSGAVALLEALGADYRMQVLDLKAGANLAPAYLAINPMGKVPAIVHNGALVTEQVAIYLYLADLYPEAGLAPPIGDALRGPYLRWMAFYGACFEPAMIDKAMHREPPPRLMSPYNDAETVLQVVEAQLAQGPYLLGEVMSAADVLWGNALAWTTAFGLVQPAPATADYIARMSAMTAFDRSRQIDAELVAA; from the coding sequence ATGAATTCACGCCAGATCACCCTGTACCACGCCGCCCGTTCCCGCTCGAGCGGCGCCGTGGCCCTGCTCGAAGCGCTGGGTGCCGACTACCGCATGCAGGTGCTGGACCTGAAAGCCGGCGCCAACCTGGCCCCGGCCTACCTGGCCATCAACCCGATGGGCAAGGTGCCGGCCATCGTCCACAACGGCGCACTGGTGACCGAGCAGGTGGCGATCTATCTGTACCTGGCCGACCTTTACCCGGAAGCCGGGCTGGCACCGCCGATCGGCGACGCCCTGCGCGGCCCCTACCTGCGCTGGATGGCCTTCTATGGCGCCTGTTTCGAGCCGGCGATGATCGACAAGGCGATGCACCGCGAGCCGCCGCCGCGCCTGATGTCGCCGTACAACGATGCCGAGACCGTGCTGCAGGTGGTCGAGGCCCAGCTGGCGCAGGGCCCGTACCTGCTGGGCGAGGTCATGAGCGCCGCCGACGTGCTGTGGGGCAATGCACTGGCGTGGACCACGGCCTTTGGCCTGGTACAGCCGGCGCCGGCCACGGCTGACTACATCGCACGGATGAGCGCGATGACCGCGTTCGACCGTTCGCGGCAGATCGATGCGGAGCTGGTGGCGGCGTAA
- a CDS encoding PhoH family protein, translated as MKSIEHRDFTLSPEDNERLANLCGPFDGHLRQIELKLGVEIANRGFVFRISGPNEAIVEAQKLVEALYAEAGETTFDNHAIHLRLAQANVEQIAERSYEAQEVAIKVKRGTVRGRGANQARYLHQIATHDINFGIGPAGTGKTFLAVASAVEALNESRVQRLILVRPAVEAGEKLGFLPGDLSQKVDPYLRPLYDALYEMMGVEKVVKLLERNVIEIAPLAYMRGRTLNDAFVILDEAQNTTIEQMKMFLTRLGYGSTAVVTGDLTQTDLPKHVKSGLRDAIDVLRDVQGVSFTFFESRDVVRHPLVARIVSAYDRRDLHQIQPGATP; from the coding sequence ATGAAAAGCATCGAGCATCGAGACTTCACCCTGTCGCCGGAAGACAACGAACGGCTGGCCAACCTGTGTGGCCCGTTCGACGGGCACCTGCGGCAGATCGAACTGAAACTCGGCGTGGAAATCGCCAACCGTGGCTTCGTGTTCCGCATCAGCGGGCCGAACGAAGCCATCGTCGAGGCGCAGAAGCTGGTTGAAGCGCTGTACGCCGAAGCCGGCGAAACCACCTTCGACAACCACGCCATCCACCTGCGCCTGGCGCAGGCCAATGTCGAGCAGATCGCCGAGCGCTCCTACGAAGCGCAGGAGGTGGCGATCAAGGTCAAGCGCGGCACGGTACGCGGGCGCGGTGCCAACCAGGCCCGCTACCTGCACCAGATCGCAACCCACGACATCAACTTCGGCATCGGGCCGGCCGGCACCGGCAAGACCTTCCTGGCCGTGGCCAGCGCGGTCGAAGCGCTGAACGAATCGCGGGTGCAGCGGCTGATCCTGGTCCGCCCCGCGGTGGAAGCCGGCGAGAAGCTGGGCTTCCTGCCCGGCGACCTGAGCCAGAAGGTCGATCCCTATCTGCGACCGCTGTACGACGCCCTGTACGAAATGATGGGCGTGGAAAAGGTGGTCAAGCTGCTGGAAAGGAACGTCATCGAGATCGCGCCGCTGGCCTATATGCGCGGCCGCACGCTCAACGATGCGTTCGTGATCCTGGACGAAGCACAGAACACCACCATCGAGCAGATGAAGATGTTCCTGACCCGCCTCGGCTACGGCTCCACCGCGGTGGTCACCGGTGACCTGACCCAGACCGACCTGCCCAAGCACGTGAAGTCGGGCCTGCGCGATGCCATCGATGTGCTGCGCGACGTGCAGGGTGTCAGCTTCACCTTCTTCGAATCCCGCGACGTGGTCCGCCACCCGCTGGTGGCGCGTATCGTCAGCGCCTACGACCGCCGCGACCTGCATCAGATCCAACCTGGAGCAACTCCATGA
- a CDS encoding helix-turn-helix transcriptional regulator: MRHTAHRLLRLIALLQARRQWSGAELAERMGVDRRSIRRDIERLRELGYPVQASSGVGGGYQLGAGAPVLPMLLDEEEATTLAIALRAASATVAGIDDTARGLLSKLDPLVPTRRRQQAGEVHAATATLSDLPSTDARLLGRLAQHCRQASRLAFEYRSAQEAVTQREVEAQHLVNYGRRWYLLAWDLGRQDWRTLRVDRMGAVRECAGPGLHRRTPAPPDVMVRQAVSQAPFALQAILRLAGSHSELEGRIPPWCGVLEADGPNHCLLRMGAESRGMMLAQILSLDRLPVALWTTPPGLRDELAQRLAGLGQLLAVPPVTG, translated from the coding sequence ATGCGCCATACCGCCCATCGTCTGCTGCGCCTGATCGCCCTGCTGCAGGCCCGCCGCCAGTGGTCCGGGGCCGAGCTGGCCGAGCGCATGGGCGTGGACCGGCGCAGCATCCGCCGTGATATCGAGCGCCTGCGCGAGCTGGGCTATCCGGTGCAGGCCTCGTCCGGGGTCGGCGGCGGCTACCAGTTGGGGGCCGGGGCCCCGGTGCTGCCGATGCTGCTGGACGAGGAGGAGGCGACCACCCTGGCCATCGCCCTGCGCGCAGCCTCGGCCACCGTTGCCGGGATCGACGACACCGCGCGTGGCCTGTTGTCCAAGCTCGATCCGCTGGTGCCGACCCGTCGTCGCCAGCAGGCCGGCGAGGTGCATGCAGCGACGGCCACCCTGTCCGACCTTCCGTCCACCGACGCACGCCTGCTCGGGCGGCTGGCCCAGCACTGCCGACAGGCGTCACGGCTGGCCTTCGAATACCGCAGCGCGCAGGAAGCCGTCACCCAGCGCGAGGTCGAGGCCCAGCACCTGGTCAACTACGGGCGACGCTGGTATCTGCTTGCCTGGGACCTGGGGCGGCAGGACTGGCGCACCCTGCGCGTGGACCGCATGGGCGCCGTACGTGAGTGCGCCGGGCCGGGCCTGCACCGGCGCACCCCGGCGCCGCCCGATGTGATGGTGCGGCAGGCGGTCAGCCAGGCGCCGTTCGCGCTGCAGGCCATCCTCCGCCTAGCCGGCAGCCATTCCGAGCTGGAAGGCCGCATCCCGCCGTGGTGTGGAGTGCTGGAAGCGGATGGCCCCAACCACTGCCTGCTGCGCATGGGCGCCGAGAGCCGCGGCATGATGCTGGCGCAGATTCTCAGCCTGGACCGCCTACCCGTGGCGCTTTGGACCACCCCGCCGGGCCTGCGCGACGAACTGGCACAGCGCCTGGCGGGCCTCGGCCAGCTGCTGGCTGTGCCGCCGGTCACAGGCTGA
- a CDS encoding ABC transporter ATP-binding protein, whose product MHAQGLTRRFGDLLAVDNVDLIVPRGQVYGFLGPNGSGKSTTIRMLCGLLEPSAGQIEVLGLAVPEQAEALRRRIGYMTQRFSLYEDLSVRENLEFLAAIQDLPRTRARQRVDELLQQYRLLDRQPQLAGTLSGGQKQRLALAGAVVHAPELLFLDEPTSAVDPESRRDFWEALFELADAGTTVLVSTHYMDEAERCHRLAILDRGALVADGTPAELCARLDGRTLQVTSAQPRQASRALSELPGVLSVAQIGTQLRVLCSEAAADAPALRRALASADPQARIEAVAPNLEDVFVAATRGRGREPAA is encoded by the coding sequence GTGCATGCCCAGGGCCTGACCCGCCGCTTCGGCGATCTGCTGGCCGTGGACAATGTCGACCTGATCGTGCCGCGTGGCCAGGTCTATGGCTTCCTGGGCCCGAACGGGTCGGGCAAGTCAACCACCATCCGCATGCTGTGCGGCCTGCTGGAACCGAGCGCCGGCCAGATCGAGGTGCTCGGCCTGGCCGTGCCGGAGCAGGCCGAGGCACTGCGCCGGCGCATCGGCTACATGACCCAGCGCTTCTCGTTGTATGAAGACCTTTCGGTGCGCGAGAACCTGGAATTCCTCGCCGCCATCCAGGACCTGCCGCGTACGCGGGCCCGGCAGCGGGTCGACGAACTGCTGCAGCAGTACCGTCTCCTGGACCGGCAGCCGCAGCTGGCCGGCACCCTCAGTGGTGGCCAGAAGCAGCGCCTGGCGCTGGCCGGCGCCGTCGTGCACGCGCCCGAGCTGTTGTTCCTGGACGAGCCGACCAGCGCGGTCGACCCGGAGTCACGCCGCGATTTCTGGGAGGCCCTGTTTGAACTTGCCGACGCCGGTACCACCGTGCTGGTATCGACCCACTACATGGACGAAGCCGAGCGCTGCCACCGGCTGGCGATCCTCGATCGAGGCGCGCTGGTCGCCGATGGCACGCCGGCCGAACTGTGTGCACGGCTGGACGGCCGCACGCTGCAGGTCACGTCGGCGCAGCCGCGGCAGGCCAGCCGCGCGTTGTCTGAGCTGCCCGGCGTGCTGAGCGTGGCACAGATCGGCACGCAGCTGCGCGTGCTGTGCAGCGAGGCGGCCGCCGATGCGCCAGCGTTGCGGCGCGCGCTGGCCAGCGCCGATCCGCAGGCCCGCATCGAGGCGGTGGCGCCGAACCTGGAAGACGTCTTCGTCGCCGCCACCCGCGGCCGTGGCCGGGAGCCAGCGGCATGA
- a CDS encoding ABC transporter permease, whose product MNLRRLWAIMLKELRQLRRDRITLAMIVGIPVMQLLLFGYAINLNLRHLDSGVADQANSAASRALVQDMVATGVITPRSEAYTPDQLMQALRRGEISVGIVVPADFERRRFDGREAVQVLVDGSDTVVQSAAIQLAQVPLETRPTSNTRPLREGSIASGPISVTSFYNPQRRSAVNIVPGLIGVILTMTLVMFTAVAVVRERERGNMELLIATPVSRSELMVGKVLPYAAIGLLQTTLVLVLGTWLFQVPIRGSLLDIYLAAVLLVLANLALGLLISTRARSQFQAMQMTLFLFLPSILLSGFMFPFAGMPRPVQWLAEVLPLTHFLRLVRGIMLRGASLWELWHDALALLAFIAVMMTLAILRFRKRLD is encoded by the coding sequence ATGAACCTGCGCCGGCTATGGGCGATCATGCTCAAGGAATTGCGCCAGCTGCGCCGCGACCGCATCACGCTGGCGATGATCGTCGGCATTCCGGTGATGCAGCTGCTGCTGTTCGGCTACGCGATCAATCTCAACCTGCGCCACCTCGACTCCGGTGTCGCCGACCAGGCCAACAGTGCGGCGTCACGCGCGCTGGTGCAGGACATGGTCGCCACCGGCGTGATCACGCCGCGCAGCGAAGCCTATACGCCCGACCAGTTGATGCAGGCGCTGCGGCGTGGCGAGATCAGTGTCGGCATCGTGGTGCCGGCCGACTTCGAGCGCCGTCGCTTCGATGGACGCGAGGCGGTGCAGGTGCTGGTTGATGGCAGCGACACCGTGGTGCAGAGCGCGGCGATCCAGCTGGCGCAGGTGCCGCTGGAGACGCGACCGACCAGCAACACGCGGCCGCTGCGCGAAGGCAGCATCGCCAGTGGTCCAATCAGCGTGACCAGCTTCTACAACCCGCAGCGCCGTTCGGCGGTGAACATCGTGCCAGGCCTGATCGGGGTGATCCTGACCATGACCCTGGTGATGTTCACGGCGGTGGCGGTGGTGCGTGAACGCGAGCGCGGCAACATGGAGCTGCTGATCGCCACGCCGGTGTCGCGCAGCGAACTGATGGTGGGCAAGGTGCTGCCCTATGCAGCCATCGGCCTGCTGCAGACCACGCTGGTGCTGGTGCTGGGCACCTGGCTGTTCCAGGTGCCGATCCGCGGCAGCCTGCTCGATATCTACCTGGCCGCGGTGCTGCTGGTGCTGGCCAACCTGGCGCTGGGCTTGCTGATTTCCACGCGCGCTCGCTCGCAGTTCCAGGCGATGCAGATGACGTTGTTCCTGTTCCTGCCGTCGATCCTGCTGTCGGGCTTCATGTTCCCGTTTGCGGGCATGCCGCGGCCGGTGCAATGGCTGGCCGAAGTACTGCCGCTGACCCACTTCCTGCGCCTGGTGCGCGGCATCATGCTGCGCGGCGCCTCGCTGTGGGAGCTGTGGCACGACGCGCTGGCGCTGCTGGCCTTCATCGCGGTGATGATGACCCTGGCGATCCTGCGTTTCCGCAAGCGTTTGGATTGA
- the ybeY gene encoding rRNA maturation RNase YbeY: MTRGPVRLDVAVSYALPRAGLPAAVSFRKWVAAALKGRIREADLAIRVVDAKEGQSLNRHYRGKDYATNVLSFPAEVPEGLPKGVKFPLLGDLVICAPVVAREADEQGKALNAHYAHLTVHGVLHLLGWDHEDDKEAEAMEQLEREILAELGIDDPYAGER; the protein is encoded by the coding sequence ATGACCCGTGGTCCCGTGCGACTGGACGTCGCCGTCAGTTATGCCCTGCCACGTGCCGGCCTGCCGGCGGCAGTGAGCTTCCGCAAGTGGGTGGCTGCCGCGCTGAAGGGCCGCATCCGCGAGGCCGACCTGGCCATCCGCGTGGTCGACGCCAAGGAAGGCCAGTCGTTGAACCGCCACTACCGTGGCAAGGACTACGCCACCAACGTGCTCAGCTTCCCGGCCGAAGTGCCCGAAGGCCTGCCCAAGGGCGTCAAGTTCCCGCTGCTCGGCGATCTGGTGATCTGTGCACCGGTCGTAGCGCGGGAGGCCGACGAACAGGGCAAGGCGCTCAACGCCCACTACGCGCACCTGACCGTGCACGGCGTGCTGCACCTGCTCGGCTGGGACCACGAGGACGACAAGGAAGCCGAAGCGATGGAACAGCTGGAACGGGAGATCCTGGCCGAGCTGGGCATCGACGACCCCTACGCGGGCGAGCGCTGA
- the miaB gene encoding tRNA (N6-isopentenyl adenosine(37)-C2)-methylthiotransferase MiaB codes for MTGTPDVFPPATPGGAPLVALPAGPRKPDQVKGKLYIKTHGCQMNEYDSAKMADVLAASDGLELTDTPEDADVILVNTCSIREKAQEKVFSQLGVWKGLKNKGREVIIGVGGCVASQEGEAIIKRAPFVDLVFGPQTLHRLPELIRARREQKRPQVDISFPEIEKFDRLPEPRAEGASAFVSIMEGCSKYCSFCVVPYTRGTEVSRPFEDVVVEVAQLAAQGVREINLLGQNVNAYRGPYGDGEFADLGLLIRTIAEIDGVGRIRFTTSHPLEFSDSLIDAFRDVPQLANFLHLPVQAGSDRVLSAMKRGYTALEFKSKIRKLRAVRPDISISSDFIVGFPGETDADFEKTMKLIEDIGFDHSFSFIYSRRPGTPAADLEDTISDAEKHARLSRLQERINAHAAGISEKMVGTVQTVLVEGPSRKNPNELTGKTENMRSVNFPAPARLIGQFVDVVITEALTNSLRARVVAE; via the coding sequence ATGACCGGGACGCCAGACGTCTTTCCGCCCGCCACGCCGGGCGGTGCCCCGCTCGTTGCCCTGCCCGCCGGTCCGCGCAAGCCCGACCAGGTGAAAGGCAAGCTGTACATCAAGACCCACGGTTGCCAGATGAACGAGTACGACTCGGCCAAGATGGCCGACGTGCTCGCCGCCAGCGATGGCCTGGAACTGACCGATACCCCGGAAGACGCCGACGTCATCCTGGTCAACACCTGTTCCATCCGCGAGAAGGCGCAGGAGAAGGTGTTCAGCCAGCTGGGCGTCTGGAAGGGCCTGAAGAACAAGGGCCGCGAGGTCATCATCGGCGTGGGCGGCTGCGTTGCCTCGCAGGAAGGCGAGGCGATCATCAAGCGTGCGCCGTTCGTGGACCTTGTGTTCGGCCCGCAGACCCTGCACCGGCTGCCGGAGCTGATCCGCGCCCGACGCGAGCAGAAGCGCCCGCAGGTGGACATCAGCTTCCCCGAGATCGAGAAGTTCGACCGTCTGCCGGAACCGCGTGCCGAAGGCGCTTCGGCGTTCGTGTCGATCATGGAAGGCTGCTCGAAGTACTGCTCGTTCTGCGTGGTGCCCTACACCCGCGGCACCGAAGTCAGCCGCCCGTTCGAGGACGTGGTGGTGGAAGTGGCGCAGCTGGCCGCGCAGGGCGTGCGCGAAATCAACCTGCTCGGGCAGAACGTCAATGCCTATCGCGGCCCCTATGGAGATGGCGAGTTCGCCGATCTCGGCCTGCTGATCCGGACCATCGCCGAGATCGACGGCGTCGGCCGCATCCGCTTCACCACCTCGCACCCGCTGGAGTTCAGCGACTCGCTGATCGATGCGTTCCGCGACGTGCCGCAGCTGGCCAACTTCCTGCACCTGCCGGTGCAGGCCGGCAGCGACCGCGTACTGTCGGCGATGAAGCGCGGCTATACCGCGCTGGAATTCAAGTCGAAGATCCGCAAGCTGCGCGCGGTGCGCCCGGACATCTCGATCAGCTCGGACTTCATCGTCGGCTTCCCCGGCGAAACCGATGCCGATTTCGAGAAGACCATGAAGCTGATCGAGGACATCGGCTTCGACCACAGCTTCTCCTTCATCTATTCGCGCCGCCCGGGCACCCCGGCGGCCGACCTGGAGGACACGATCAGCGATGCCGAGAAGCACGCGCGCCTGTCGCGCCTGCAGGAGCGCATCAATGCGCACGCCGCCGGCATCTCCGAGAAGATGGTCGGCACCGTGCAGACCGTGCTGGTGGAAGGCCCTTCGCGCAAGAACCCGAACGAACTGACCGGCAAGACCGAGAACATGCGTTCGGTGAACTTCCCGGCGCCGGCGCGGCTGATCGGCCAGTTCGTGGATGTGGTGATCACCGAGGCGCTGACCAATTCGCTGCGCGCGCGCGTGGTGGCGGAATAA
- the petA gene encoding ubiquinol-cytochrome c reductase iron-sulfur subunit, whose product MANDGVHDPVNTGRRRFLSATTAVVGAVGVGFTAVPFIKSWNPSARAKLAGAPVVADISALQEGQRLIVEWRGQPIWIVKRSKAILDALHGLDGRLKDPESGEKDQQPDYVLKQNPELRSIKPDISVLVGLCTHLGCSPEMVAEIRPEPYDPQWKGGYFCPCHKSRFDMSGRVFKDVPAPINLKVPAHHYQDDNTIIIGVDPQGAA is encoded by the coding sequence ATGGCCAACGATGGGGTACACGATCCAGTCAACACCGGACGTCGGCGTTTTCTTTCTGCCACCACAGCCGTGGTGGGCGCCGTCGGCGTCGGATTCACCGCAGTTCCTTTCATCAAATCCTGGAACCCCAGTGCCCGCGCCAAGCTTGCCGGCGCACCGGTGGTGGCCGACATCAGCGCCCTGCAGGAAGGCCAACGCCTGATCGTGGAATGGCGTGGCCAGCCGATCTGGATCGTCAAGCGGTCCAAGGCCATCCTCGATGCGCTGCACGGGCTGGACGGCCGTCTCAAGGACCCCGAGTCCGGCGAGAAGGACCAGCAGCCGGACTACGTGCTGAAGCAGAACCCCGAGCTGCGCTCGATCAAGCCGGACATCTCCGTGCTGGTCGGCCTGTGCACGCACCTGGGCTGCTCGCCGGAAATGGTCGCCGAGATCCGGCCCGAGCCCTACGACCCGCAGTGGAAGGGTGGCTACTTCTGCCCGTGCCACAAGTCGCGCTTCGACATGTCCGGACGCGTCTTCAAGGACGTGCCGGCGCCGATCAACCTGAAGGTGCCCGCGCACCATTACCAGGACGACAACACCATCATCATCGGTGTCGATCCGCAGGGGGCTGCCTGA
- a CDS encoding HlyD family secretion protein, giving the protein MGIGNGMRGIGLAGIGLLAGCVQSTPTALGTLEWDRITVPAPAAEVIATVEVREGQQVKTGAVLMQLDPARGDAQFAAAQADTARAQAQLEELKIGPRQEQIAQAQAQLAALRAQAAEASAYYRRVQPLAQQRLIAAAELDRARAAAGNAEASVRAAEQAWLERVHGSRVQDIAQGQAAADAAQAQQAVQAVNLQKLQLRAPRDGVVDALPYRQGDQAPVGAPLAVMLVGERPYARVYLPQPLRLQVKVGQVAQVHLEGQGTALKGHVRSIRSEPSFTPYYALTGDDVARLSYLAEIEVDAPSDMQKLPAGMPVQVSF; this is encoded by the coding sequence ATGGGCATCGGCAACGGGATGCGAGGAATCGGACTGGCGGGCATCGGCCTGCTGGCCGGGTGTGTGCAGTCAACACCGACTGCACTGGGCACGCTGGAGTGGGACCGGATCACGGTGCCGGCGCCGGCGGCCGAAGTGATCGCCACGGTGGAGGTGCGCGAGGGACAGCAGGTCAAGACCGGCGCCGTGCTGATGCAGCTCGACCCGGCCCGCGGCGACGCGCAGTTCGCCGCAGCGCAGGCTGATACGGCGCGTGCGCAGGCGCAGCTGGAAGAACTGAAGATTGGCCCACGCCAGGAGCAGATCGCGCAGGCCCAGGCGCAACTGGCCGCGCTGCGCGCACAGGCTGCCGAAGCAAGTGCCTATTACCGGCGGGTCCAGCCGTTGGCACAGCAGCGCTTGATTGCCGCCGCTGAGCTGGATCGTGCACGTGCCGCCGCCGGCAATGCCGAGGCCAGCGTGCGTGCTGCCGAGCAGGCCTGGCTGGAGCGGGTGCACGGCAGCCGTGTGCAGGATATCGCCCAGGGCCAGGCCGCCGCCGATGCCGCGCAGGCGCAACAGGCAGTGCAGGCCGTGAACCTGCAGAAGCTGCAATTGCGTGCGCCGCGCGACGGCGTGGTCGATGCCTTGCCTTACCGGCAGGGCGACCAGGCGCCGGTCGGCGCGCCGCTGGCGGTGATGCTGGTCGGCGAGCGCCCCTATGCGCGCGTCTACCTGCCGCAGCCATTGCGGTTGCAGGTCAAGGTCGGGCAGGTCGCGCAGGTGCACCTGGAAGGGCAAGGCACTGCGTTGAAGGGGCATGTGCGCTCGATCCGCAGCGAGCCTTCATTTACTCCGTACTACGCACTGACCGGTGACGACGTCGCGCGCCTGAGCTACCTCGCCGAGATCGAAGTGGACGCTCCCTCCGACATGCAGAAGCTGCCGGCGGGAATGCCGGTGCAGGTGAGCTTCTGA
- a CDS encoding lytic transglycosylase domain-containing protein, translated as MKGILGTTAIIIAALTVAPASAGTLYKCQGADGVTSYVSKRVAGARCSTISYTRDTRPAPRPVVAAPRPAPTTVASIERNPVAVAASAAAPATVAPASVPASGPAQPVASRSGRMVSGQVYSFMKDGVRHYTSARPTQVANLGPVRTIRYSFMERCYACGVNPRVDFGTVRLNTSAFQAEITSAAREFGVEEAVVRAIIHAESAYNPTALSRAGAQGLMQLMPPTAARFGVSDSYDAGQNIRGGVQYLAWLLKRFNGDLTLAAAGYNAGEGAVDRHGGVPPYSETQYYVRRVGQLAERYRTALSHQ; from the coding sequence ATGAAGGGGATACTGGGGACAACGGCGATCATCATCGCTGCGCTGACCGTTGCGCCGGCCAGCGCTGGAACCCTGTACAAGTGCCAGGGCGCTGACGGCGTCACCAGTTATGTGAGCAAGCGGGTGGCCGGCGCGCGCTGCAGCACCATCAGCTACACCCGTGACACCCGCCCGGCACCTCGACCGGTGGTGGCCGCGCCCAGGCCGGCACCCACCACGGTGGCCAGCATCGAACGCAACCCGGTGGCCGTTGCTGCGAGTGCCGCAGCGCCGGCAACGGTCGCGCCTGCGTCCGTGCCGGCATCCGGTCCCGCACAGCCGGTCGCCTCGCGCAGCGGGCGCATGGTCAGTGGCCAGGTGTATTCCTTCATGAAGGATGGCGTGCGCCACTACACCAGTGCGCGCCCGACACAGGTGGCCAACCTCGGCCCGGTCCGGACCATCCGCTACAGCTTCATGGAGCGCTGCTATGCCTGTGGGGTCAATCCACGCGTGGACTTCGGCACCGTGCGACTGAACACCTCGGCCTTCCAGGCCGAGATCACCTCGGCCGCGCGCGAGTTCGGTGTGGAGGAGGCGGTGGTGCGCGCCATCATCCATGCCGAGTCGGCCTACAACCCGACCGCGCTCAGCCGTGCTGGCGCGCAGGGCCTGATGCAGCTGATGCCGCCGACCGCCGCGCGCTTCGGTGTAAGCGATTCCTATGACGCCGGGCAGAACATCCGTGGCGGCGTGCAGTATCTTGCGTGGTTGCTGAAACGCTTCAATGGCGACCTGACCCTTGCCGCAGCCGGCTACAACGCTGGCGAAGGCGCGGTCGACCGCCACGGTGGCGTGCCGCCCTACAGCGAGACCCAGTACTACGTGCGCCGGGTCGGGCAGCTGGCCGAGCGTTACCGCACCGCCCTGAGTCACCAGTAG